One genomic region from Rattus norvegicus strain BN/NHsdMcwi chromosome 10, GRCr8, whole genome shotgun sequence encodes:
- the Ppm1e gene encoding protein phosphatase 1E isoform X2, translating into MGCLQMHNCPSFLAAALARATSDEVLQSDLSAHCIPKETDGTEGTVEIETVKLARSVFSKLHEICCNWVKDFPLRRRPQIYYETSIHAIKNMRRKMEDKHVCIPDFNMLFNLEDQEEQAYFAVFDGHGGVDAAIYASVHLHVNLVRQEMFPHDPAEALCRAFRVTDERFVQKAARESLRCGTTGVVTFIRGNMLHVAWVGDSQVMLVRKGQAVELMKPHKPDREDEKQRIEALGGCVVWFGAWRVNGSLSVSRAIGDAEHKPYICGDADSASTVLDGTEDYLILACDGFYDTVNPDEAVKVVSDHLKENNGDSSMVAHKLVASARDAGSSDNITVIVVFLRDMNKAVNVSEESDWTENSFQGGQEDGGDDKENHGECKRPWPQHQCSAPADLGYEGRVDSFTDRTSLSPGPQINVLEDPDYLDLTQIETSKPHSTQFLPPVEMIGPGAPKKAYVNELIMEESSVTPSQPERSGAGELLVSFNLGSTGQQICRMENLSPVYSGLENEQFKSPGKRASRLYHLRHHYSKRQRGFRFNPKFYSFFSAQESSRKIGISLSSLTRSGKRNKMLRSSLPWRENSWEGYSGNMAIRKRNNISCPDLPWDYKI; encoded by the exons TAACTGCCCTTCCTTTCTGGCTGCCGCTTTAGCCAGAGCCACATCAGATGAAGTCCTCCAGAGTGACCTTTCTGCTCACTGTATCCCAAAGGAGACGGACGGCACAGAAGGGACTGTGG AAATTGAGACAGTGAAATTAGCCCGTTCTGTCTTCAGCAAACTACACGAGATTTGCTGCAATTGGGTGAAGGACTTCCCTCTACGCAGGAGGCCACAGATTTATTATGAGACGTCAATCCATGCCATCAAGAACATGCGAAGGAAAATGGAGGACAAACATGTCTGCATCCCTGACTTTAACATGCTCTTCAACCTAGAG GACCAGGAGGAACAAGCATACTTTGCAGTGTTTGATGGCCATGGGGGAGTGGATGCTGCTATATATGCCTCGGTTCACCTACACGTTAACTTAGTGCGCCAGGAGATGTTTCCCCATGACCCTGCTGAGGCTCTCTGCCGGGCCTTCCGTGTCACAGATGAGCGGTTTGTGCAGAAGGCAGCCAGGGAG AGTTTACGATGTGGGACCACAGGAGTAGTGACTTTTATCAGAGGCAACATGCTCCATGTGGCATGGGTGGGCGACTCCCAGGTCATGCTGGTAAGAAAGGGCCAAGCTGTTGAACTCATGAAGCCTCACAAGCCAGACAGAGAG GATGAAAAGCAGCGAATTGAGGCCCTTGGAGgttgtgtggtttggtttggtgccTGGAGGGTGAATGGAAGCCTGTCCGTCTCCAGAGCCATCG GAGATGCTGAACACAAGCCATATATCTGTGGAGATGCAGATTCTGCCTCCACTGTTCTGGATGGGACTGAAGACTACCTCATTCTGGCCTGTGATGGCTTCTATGATACCGTGAACCCTGATGAGGCAGTGAAGGTTGTGTCTGACCACTTGAAAGAGAATAATGGAGACAGCAGCATGGTTGCCCACAAATTAGTAGCATCAGCTCGTGATGCGGGGTCAAGTGATAACATCACTGTTATTGTGGTATTCCTGAGGGACATGAACAAAGCTGTAAATGTTAGTGAGGAATCAGATTGGACAGAGAACTCTTTTCAAGGAGGGCAAGAAGATGGTGGGGATGATAAGGAGAATCATGGAGAGTGCAAACGCCCTTGGCCACAGCACCAGTGCTCAGCACCAGCCGATCTAGGCTATGAGGGGCGTGTGGATTCATTCACTGATAGAACTAGCCTGAGCCCAGGGCCCCAAATCAACGTGCTGGAAGATCCAGACTACTTAGATCTCACACAAATAGAAACAAGCAAACCTCACAGTACCCAATTTTTGCCACCAGTTGAGATGATTGGTCCTGGTGCACCAAAGAAAGCATATGTTAATGAGCTAATAATGGAGGAGAGCTCAGTCACGCCATCACAGCCTGAACGGAGTGGTGCTGgagagcttctggtttcttttaaTTTGGGTTCAACAGGGCAACAGATATGCAGAATGGAGAACTTGTCCCCTGTCTATTCTGGGTTGGAAAATGAACAGTTCAAATCCCCGGGGAAAAGAGCGTCTAGATTGTATCATTTACGCCACCACTACTCCAAAAGGCAGCGTGGATTCAGGTTTAATCcaaagttttattcatttttttctgctcaAGAGTCTTCTCGAAAAATAGGCATTAGCCTCTCCTCACTTACTCGAAGTGGGAAGAGAAACAAGATGTTAAGAAGTTCTTTGCCATGGAGGGAAAATAGTTGGGAAGGATATAGTGGAAACATGGCGATCAGAAAGCGTAATAATATTTCATGCCCAGACCTTCCCTGGGACTATAAAATTTAA
- the Ppm1e gene encoding protein phosphatase 1E isoform X4, whose translation MRRKMEDKHVCIPDFNMLFNLEDQEEQAYFAVFDGHGGVDAAIYASVHLHVNLVRQEMFPHDPAEALCRAFRVTDERFVQKAARESLRCGTTGVVTFIRGNMLHVAWVGDSQVMLVRKGQAVELMKPHKPDREDEKQRIEALGGCVVWFGAWRVNGSLSVSRAIGDAEHKPYICGDADSASTVLDGTEDYLILACDGFYDTVNPDEAVKVVSDHLKENNGDSSMVAHKLVASARDAGSSDNITVIVVFLRDMNKAVNVSEESDWTENSFQGGQEDGGDDKENHGECKRPWPQHQCSAPADLGYEGRVDSFTDRTSLSPGPQINVLEDPDYLDLTQIETSKPHSTQFLPPVEMIGPGAPKKAYVNELIMEESSVTPSQPERSGAGELLVSFNLGSTGQQICRMENLSPVYSGLENEQFKSPGKRASRLYHLRHHYSKRQRGFRFNPKFYSFFSAQESSRKIGISLSSLTRSGKRNKMLRSSLPWRENSWEGYSGNMAIRKRNNISCPDLPWDYKI comes from the exons ATGCGAAGGAAAATGGAGGACAAACATGTCTGCATCCCTGACTTTAACATGCTCTTCAACCTAGAG GACCAGGAGGAACAAGCATACTTTGCAGTGTTTGATGGCCATGGGGGAGTGGATGCTGCTATATATGCCTCGGTTCACCTACACGTTAACTTAGTGCGCCAGGAGATGTTTCCCCATGACCCTGCTGAGGCTCTCTGCCGGGCCTTCCGTGTCACAGATGAGCGGTTTGTGCAGAAGGCAGCCAGGGAG AGTTTACGATGTGGGACCACAGGAGTAGTGACTTTTATCAGAGGCAACATGCTCCATGTGGCATGGGTGGGCGACTCCCAGGTCATGCTGGTAAGAAAGGGCCAAGCTGTTGAACTCATGAAGCCTCACAAGCCAGACAGAGAG GATGAAAAGCAGCGAATTGAGGCCCTTGGAGgttgtgtggtttggtttggtgccTGGAGGGTGAATGGAAGCCTGTCCGTCTCCAGAGCCATCG GAGATGCTGAACACAAGCCATATATCTGTGGAGATGCAGATTCTGCCTCCACTGTTCTGGATGGGACTGAAGACTACCTCATTCTGGCCTGTGATGGCTTCTATGATACCGTGAACCCTGATGAGGCAGTGAAGGTTGTGTCTGACCACTTGAAAGAGAATAATGGAGACAGCAGCATGGTTGCCCACAAATTAGTAGCATCAGCTCGTGATGCGGGGTCAAGTGATAACATCACTGTTATTGTGGTATTCCTGAGGGACATGAACAAAGCTGTAAATGTTAGTGAGGAATCAGATTGGACAGAGAACTCTTTTCAAGGAGGGCAAGAAGATGGTGGGGATGATAAGGAGAATCATGGAGAGTGCAAACGCCCTTGGCCACAGCACCAGTGCTCAGCACCAGCCGATCTAGGCTATGAGGGGCGTGTGGATTCATTCACTGATAGAACTAGCCTGAGCCCAGGGCCCCAAATCAACGTGCTGGAAGATCCAGACTACTTAGATCTCACACAAATAGAAACAAGCAAACCTCACAGTACCCAATTTTTGCCACCAGTTGAGATGATTGGTCCTGGTGCACCAAAGAAAGCATATGTTAATGAGCTAATAATGGAGGAGAGCTCAGTCACGCCATCACAGCCTGAACGGAGTGGTGCTGgagagcttctggtttcttttaaTTTGGGTTCAACAGGGCAACAGATATGCAGAATGGAGAACTTGTCCCCTGTCTATTCTGGGTTGGAAAATGAACAGTTCAAATCCCCGGGGAAAAGAGCGTCTAGATTGTATCATTTACGCCACCACTACTCCAAAAGGCAGCGTGGATTCAGGTTTAATCcaaagttttattcatttttttctgctcaAGAGTCTTCTCGAAAAATAGGCATTAGCCTCTCCTCACTTACTCGAAGTGGGAAGAGAAACAAGATGTTAAGAAGTTCTTTGCCATGGAGGGAAAATAGTTGGGAAGGATATAGTGGAAACATGGCGATCAGAAAGCGTAATAATATTTCATGCCCAGACCTTCCCTGGGACTATAAAATTTAA